The following are encoded in a window of Ricinus communis isolate WT05 ecotype wild-type chromosome 4, ASM1957865v1, whole genome shotgun sequence genomic DNA:
- the LOC8284427 gene encoding uncharacterized protein LOC8284427 — protein sequence MGPPEAEVKPTSLEEAKQTFSAMESGHQSGTREGLTIETATNSGEKYHTAHGKTLSSSSSASSSSSGSPFELDITNNRRLCSIEIASPNDTRLASEEYGYPVTGHETHPSYILSSNSESPTQSPPTQMMMEPPADSTPSGYRIPSSVFARKSSAPTEWSVASNESLFSIHMGNMSFPRDHANWFGKSGELGLLGDPPMSPMVDFSNSQYMSNQPPTNNPPESGQQNVGVPVDAHFGVTESKAAETMREVIKENEADHANKENTHAKRSQLSASFRRSDVSGASVTSFAFPILTGDHKGDPSSQKQHGSPQPQTPKVAQEQELQQKSHLETTKPETNANNQSKWFSCFPCCPSCS from the exons ATGGGACCTCCAGAGGCTGAAGTAAAACCAACATCTTTAGAAGAAGCAAAACAAACATTTTCTGCTATGGAATCTGGACATCAGAGTGGGACTAGGGAAGGTTTAACAATAGAAACCGCCACGAATTCTGGTGAAAAATATCATACTGCACATGGGAAAACGTTAAGCTCCTCATCCTCAGCATCTTCTAGTTCATCAGGGTCTCCTTTTGAATTGGATATTACCAATAACAGAAGACTCTGCTCGATTGAGATTGCCTCTCCTAACGACACTCGGTTAGCTTCAGAGGAGTATGGATATCCAGTTACAGGGCATGAAACGCATCCTAGCTATATATTAAGCTCAAACAGCGAGTCCCCAACACAATCTCCTCCAACACAGATGATGATGGAGCCACCAGCCGACTCAACTCCCTCCGGGTACAGGATTCCATCTTCTGTATTTGCTAGAAAATCTTCAGCTCCAACGGAGTGGAGTGTTGCTTCTAACGAGTCTTTGTTCAGTATTCATATGGGGAATATGAGTTTCCCGAGGGATCATGCGAACTGGTTCGGTAAGTCTGGAGAACTAGGCTTGTTAGGTGATCCTCCCATGTCCCCGATGGTGGATTTTTCAAACAGCCAATACATGAGTAATCAACCACCAACCAACAACCCACCCGAATCAGGACAACAAAATGTTGGAGTTCCAGTTGATGCACATTTTGGTGTAACAGAGTCAAAAGCTGCTGAAACAATGAGGGAAGTAATAAAAGAGAACGAAGCTGACCATGCTAACAAAGAAAACACTCATGCCAAGAGATCGCAGCTTTCTGCTAGCTTTCGTCGTTCCGACGTGAGCGGAGCCAGTGTCACATCATTTGCATTTCCAAT ATTGACAGGTGATCATAAAGGCGACCCATCATCTCAAAAGCAACACGGATCACCACAACCGCAAACTCCTAAAGTAGCTCAGGAGCAAGAGTTGCAACAGAAATCACACCTAGAAACCACTAAGCCAGAAACCAATGCTAATAATCAGAGCAAATGGTTCTCTTGCTTTCCATGTTGCCCTTCCTGTTCTTGA